The Kosakonia sacchari SP1 genome includes a window with the following:
- the fhuF gene encoding siderophore-iron reductase FhuF, translating to MTFRTASITENIIWRSRLTDERDSLANAMRETIASTREYLLDFIRLNEPAPYTAMTLAEWSRPAALQSLIATYSDHIYRNQLTQPRENKPLLSLWAQWYLGLLVPPLLLTLLTQKNAIDLSPEHFHVEFHETGRAACFWIDVQRDSKLSSYNDAQRIFALTTQAMLPVVQALETTGDINAKLIWSNTGYLINWCLGELIPQLGETRVAALRQLCFFEKQLADGSDNPLWRTVVLRDGALVRRTCCQRYRLPDVQQCGDCTLK from the coding sequence ATGACCTTTCGCACCGCATCGATCACCGAAAACATTATCTGGCGAAGCCGACTCACTGATGAGCGCGATTCGCTGGCAAATGCCATGCGGGAAACTATCGCCAGCACCCGCGAATATTTGCTCGATTTTATTCGTCTGAATGAACCCGCGCCGTATACGGCAATGACGCTGGCTGAGTGGTCACGCCCTGCGGCATTGCAGTCACTTATCGCGACCTACTCCGATCATATTTACCGCAACCAATTAACGCAGCCGCGTGAAAACAAACCGTTGCTGTCGCTATGGGCGCAGTGGTATCTCGGGTTGCTGGTGCCGCCACTATTATTGACGTTGCTGACGCAAAAAAACGCCATTGACCTCTCCCCGGAACATTTTCATGTCGAGTTTCATGAAACCGGGCGCGCCGCGTGTTTCTGGATTGATGTGCAACGGGATTCTAAGTTGTCGTCATATAACGATGCGCAGCGGATTTTTGCATTAACGACACAGGCGATGCTACCGGTTGTGCAGGCGCTGGAAACCACCGGCGATATCAACGCTAAACTTATCTGGAGCAATACCGGTTATCTGATTAACTGGTGCCTGGGGGAACTCATTCCACAGCTAGGTGAAACGCGTGTCGCCGCGCTTCGCCAGCTTTGCTTTTTTGAAAAGCAGCTCGCGGACGGCAGTGATAACCCTTTGTGGCGCACAGTTGTCCTGCGCGACGGCGCGCTGGTACGTCGTACTTGTTGCCAGCGCTATCGCCTGCCGGATGTTCAGCAGTGCGGTGACTGTACGCTGAAATAA